The following coding sequences are from one Paraburkholderia caballeronis window:
- a CDS encoding PAS domain-containing protein — protein sequence MNSNSDGSETMDRVSGRLPGADAFPVALLQIDAGGRVRGCNAAWIDALEAPAPDAPMAGYLHPEDRAIWSGMLQRLTQGGAATARERLRLVHPDGRLLWCDVSVRGVDDGFYVALADITQERRRETSTQVHLRSVLGLLDSLPGLIYRGRNNRLWTMEFISAGCEAVTGYPREWFLDSHENTFGQLIVPEDADYVWSGVQEALAARGVFDLRYRIRCADGNVKQVWETGVGIYSASGEVLGVEGVIFEVRPCYRGGAF from the coding sequence ATGAACTCCAATAGCGATGGCAGCGAGACCATGGACCGTGTATCGGGCCGGCTGCCCGGCGCGGATGCGTTTCCCGTCGCGTTGCTCCAGATCGATGCGGGCGGCCGGGTGCGCGGCTGCAACGCGGCATGGATCGACGCGCTGGAAGCGCCCGCGCCCGATGCGCCGATGGCCGGTTACCTGCACCCGGAAGACCGTGCAATCTGGAGCGGCATGCTGCAACGCCTGACGCAGGGCGGCGCGGCGACGGCGCGCGAGCGTCTGCGGCTCGTGCATCCGGACGGCCGGCTGCTTTGGTGCGACGTCTCCGTGCGCGGCGTCGACGACGGCTTTTATGTCGCGCTGGCGGACATCACGCAGGAACGCCGCCGCGAGACGTCGACCCAGGTGCATCTGCGCAGCGTGCTGGGGCTGCTCGACAGTCTGCCGGGGCTGATCTATCGCGGCCGCAACAACCGGCTCTGGACGATGGAGTTCATCAGCGCGGGTTGCGAAGCCGTCACCGGTTATCCGCGGGAATGGTTTCTCGACAGCCACGAGAACACGTTCGGCCAGTTGATCGTGCCCGAGGACGCCGATTACGTGTGGAGCGGCGTGCAGGAGGCGCTGGCCGCGCGCGGCGTGTTCGATCTGCGCTATCGGATCCGTTGCGCGGACGGCAACGTCAAGCAGGTGTGGGAAACGGGTGTCGGCATCTATTCGGCGAGCGGCGAAGTGCTTGGCGTGGAAGGCGTGATCTTCGAAGTGCGGCCCTGTTATCGGGGCGGGGCGTTCTAG
- a CDS encoding response regulator produces the protein MNPATMLLIDDHPLFRRGLAEFFNATGEFHVVGEASGGRQGISLAWQLKPALVLIDLHMPGLDGLQVLDELKQLELDCVKVLLSAAMDRTELRAAMRLGANGYMLKESEPEMLLAYVRSCMQGVMVFDDDLARLLADEQDSAGETTHARLSGLTVREAQTLTLIAEGMSNKQIARQLGISDGTVKVYVKNLLRKRDAKTRLELAASVHRRGLDQPQEVAGDELQ, from the coding sequence ATGAATCCGGCCACGATGCTGCTGATCGACGATCACCCGCTGTTCAGGCGGGGACTGGCGGAATTTTTCAACGCGACCGGCGAATTCCATGTGGTCGGCGAGGCGTCGGGCGGCCGCCAGGGCATCTCGCTCGCGTGGCAACTGAAGCCGGCACTGGTGCTGATCGATCTGCACATGCCGGGGCTCGACGGGCTTCAGGTGCTGGACGAACTGAAGCAGCTGGAACTGGACTGCGTGAAGGTGCTGCTGAGCGCAGCGATGGACCGCACCGAACTGCGCGCCGCGATGCGGCTGGGCGCGAACGGCTACATGCTGAAGGAGTCGGAGCCGGAGATGCTGCTGGCCTACGTGCGCAGTTGCATGCAGGGCGTGATGGTGTTCGACGACGACCTTGCGCGCTTGCTGGCCGACGAGCAGGACAGCGCCGGCGAGACGACTCACGCGCGCCTGTCGGGACTGACCGTGCGCGAGGCGCAGACGCTGACGCTGATCGCCGAGGGCATGAGCAACAAGCAGATCGCGCGGCAGCTCGGGATCAGCGACGGGACGGTGAAGGTGTACGTGAAAAACCTGCTGCGCAAGCGGGATGCGAAAACGCGGCTTGAACTGGCTGCGTCCGTGCATCGCCGCGGGCTGGATCAACCACAGGAAGTGGCGGGCGATGAACTCCAATAG
- a CDS encoding sensor histidine kinase yields the protein MTPDACLTESAFPQTDVTALPAQLRDVLLNCLLGLLAGSTRQQVLQTLVAQLASGLPGGNAMLVAGGGNGGPQTGADGRCTGGVACLLTGAAPGTAAWCADCRCAADCARAVRPLAGERLVLDVAAPVEPSFLAGIDCVADALDRALELTGDAAASASRRAPGETGALTRELHDSVAQQLGFMSLLVARLQQGAGADPVLAELRTMTTRLQRQVRELITSARLTLDGRSLQQALAESVAEFSRRCDVVFELDNRLPDLRLEPGAELHLLQIVREALSNVVRHAQARHAWVELRASRGGFQVSVMDDGVGLGLGSAGENHYGLNILHERARAIGAALTIGAGASGGTRVHLFVPRNLPGKEPSR from the coding sequence GTGACCCCGGACGCCTGCCTCACAGAAAGCGCCTTTCCGCAGACCGACGTAACCGCGCTGCCCGCGCAGTTGCGCGACGTGCTGCTGAACTGCCTGCTGGGACTGCTGGCCGGCTCGACGCGGCAGCAGGTCTTGCAGACGCTGGTCGCGCAACTCGCCAGCGGGCTGCCCGGCGGCAACGCGATGCTGGTCGCGGGCGGCGGGAACGGCGGCCCGCAGACCGGCGCGGACGGGCGTTGCACGGGCGGAGTCGCGTGCCTGCTGACCGGAGCGGCGCCCGGCACCGCCGCGTGGTGTGCCGATTGCCGCTGCGCGGCCGATTGCGCGCGAGCCGTGCGGCCGCTGGCCGGCGAGCGGCTGGTGCTGGACGTCGCGGCGCCGGTCGAGCCGTCGTTTCTGGCGGGCATCGACTGCGTCGCGGATGCGCTCGATCGCGCGCTCGAACTGACCGGCGACGCGGCAGCGTCGGCATCGCGCCGCGCCCCCGGCGAAACCGGGGCGCTGACGCGCGAACTGCACGATTCGGTCGCGCAGCAACTCGGTTTCATGTCGCTGCTGGTGGCGCGGCTTCAGCAGGGCGCGGGCGCCGATCCGGTGCTGGCCGAACTGCGCACGATGACGACGCGGCTGCAACGCCAGGTGCGCGAACTCATCACGAGCGCGCGGCTCACGCTCGACGGCCGTTCGTTGCAGCAGGCGCTGGCCGAATCGGTGGCGGAGTTCTCGCGCCGCTGCGACGTCGTGTTCGAACTGGACAACCGGCTGCCCGACCTGCGGCTCGAACCCGGTGCCGAACTGCACCTCCTGCAGATCGTGCGCGAGGCGCTGTCGAACGTCGTGCGCCACGCGCAGGCGCGGCACGCATGGGTCGAACTGCGCGCGAGCCGCGGTGGCTTCCAGGTCAGCGTGATGGACGACGGCGTGGGTCTCGGCCTCGGCTCGGCCGGCGAGAATCACTACGGTCTCAATATCCTGCACGAACGCGCCCGCGCGATCGGCGCCGCGCTGACGATCGGCGCGGGCGCGTCGGGCGGCACCCGCGTGCATCTTTTCGTACCCCGCAACCTGCCAGGCAAGGAGCCCAGCCGATGA
- a CDS encoding IS5 family transposase: MPERKPYPTDVSDEEWSFAAPYLILMSEDAPQRRYELREMFNALRWMARAGASWRMLPTNFPPWEMVYQQTQRWLNAGCFEAMVNDLRSVLRVAQERQGQPSAVILDGRTLQSTCESGPRAGYDGHKRKRGSKVHMAVDTLGLLLAVHITPANEQERAQVGELARQVQHVTGQTVKLAFADQGYTGDAAARAARDEGMELQVIKLPEAKKGFVLLPRRWVVERSFGWLNRFRRLARDYERLPETLAGLHFVVFAMLMLVHAAPIIQSA; encoded by the coding sequence ATGCCAGAACGCAAACCCTACCCGACGGATGTTTCGGATGAGGAATGGAGCTTCGCTGCTCCGTACCTCATCTTGATGAGTGAAGACGCGCCGCAGCGCCGATACGAACTGCGCGAAATGTTCAACGCATTGCGCTGGATGGCGCGGGCCGGTGCATCGTGGCGCATGCTGCCGACCAACTTCCCGCCGTGGGAGATGGTCTACCAGCAAACTCAGCGCTGGCTCAACGCGGGTTGCTTCGAGGCGATGGTCAACGATTTGCGCTCGGTGCTGCGCGTGGCACAGGAGCGCCAGGGCCAGCCCAGTGCGGTTATCCTGGATGGCCGCACGTTGCAGTCCACGTGTGAGAGCGGTCCGCGCGCGGGCTATGACGGTCACAAACGCAAGCGGGGCAGCAAGGTTCATATGGCCGTCGACACACTGGGCCTGCTGCTCGCGGTCCACATTACGCCAGCCAACGAGCAGGAGCGTGCGCAGGTGGGCGAACTGGCACGTCAGGTTCAGCATGTCACTGGCCAGACGGTGAAGCTCGCCTTTGCAGACCAGGGCTATACGGGTGACGCGGCTGCACGGGCCGCACGTGACGAAGGCATGGAATTGCAGGTCATCAAGTTGCCCGAGGCGAAAAAGGGCTTCGTGCTGCTGCCGCGTCGCTGGGTGGTCGAGCGCAGCTTCGGATGGCTCAACCGCTTCCGGCGGCTGGCACGCGACTACGAGCGCCTGCCTGAAACCCTGGCGGGTTTGCACTTCGTCGTCTTTGCCATGCTCATGCTCGTCCATGCTGCGCCCATTATCCAAAGTGCCTAA